The following coding sequences are from one Bufo bufo chromosome 2, aBufBuf1.1, whole genome shotgun sequence window:
- the LOC120990630 gene encoding gastrula zinc finger protein XlCGF57.1-like, translated as MSELLPPCKSEVEEDIPGDVTTENPSKNSEEKILSLKDEDILQRSSGENIITFIVYPGLNSTDISYNPPNHGGPSPDQSQIVITSTSEKRGERFHCGKELTESSGIFTHRGIHTLEKPYSCSECGKCFKYKSHLVIHERCHTGEKPYSCSECGKCFKRKTQLSTHNRIHTREKPYSCSECGKCFPNKSQLVTHVRIHTGEMYSCLECGKCFIQKSHLVRHERTHTGERPYTCSECGKCFIEKSYLVTHQKIHTGEKPYSCPECGKCFTRKSHLVTHLKIHTGEMLSCLECGKCFIQKSHLVRHERTHTGEKPYSCSKCGKCFTIKLHLVKHQRIHTGERPYTCSECGKCFIQKSYLVTHQKIHTGEKPYSCSECGKCFSNKSNLVTHKRIHTGEKPYSCSVCGKSFRQTSALHKHERIHSGAKPFSCSECGKCFKDKSDLVTHEKIHTG; from the exons ATGTCGGAGCTTCT tcccccgtgtaagagtgaggtggaggaggacattccaggagatgtcaccacag AAAATCCCAGCAAGAATTCTGAGGAAAAAATTTTATCACTAAAGGATGAAGATATCCTGCAGCGGTCTTCTGGAGAAAACATCATTACCTTTATTGTATATCCAGGACTTAACAGTACAGATATATCCTATAATCCTCCTAATCATGGGGgaccttctcctgaccaatcacagattgttatCACAAGTACAAGTGAGAAAAGGGGTGAAAGGTTTCATTGTGGTAAAGAGTTGACAGAAAGCTCAGGTATTTTTACACACAGAGGAATTCACACattagagaagccatattcatgttcagaatgtgggaaatgttttaaatataaatcacatcttgttatacatgaaagatgccacacaggagagaagccatattcatgttcagaatgtgggaaatgttttaaacgGAAAACACAGCTTTCTACACACAATAGAATTCACACAagggagaaaccatattcatgttcagaatgtgggaagtgttttccaAATAAATCACAACTTGTTACACAtgtgagaattcacacaggagagatgtattcatgtttagaatgtgggaaatgttttatacaaAAATCGCATCTTGTTAGGcatgagagaactcacacaggagagaggccatatacatgttcagaatgtgggaaatgttttatagaaaaatcatatcttgttacacatcagaaaattcatacaggagagaagccatattcatgtccagaatgtggtaaatgttttacacggaaatcacatcttgttacacatctgaaaattcacacaggagagatgttgtcatgtttagaatgtgggaaatgttttatacaaaaatcacatcttgttaggcatgagagaactcacacaggagagaagccatattcatgttcaaaatgtgggaaatgttttacaataaaattacatcttgttaaacatcagagaattcacacaggagagaggccatatacatgttcagaatgtgggaaatgttttatacaaaaatcatatcttgttacacatcagaaaattcatacaggagagaagccgtattcatgttcagaatgtggaaaatgttttagcaataaatcaaatcttgttacacataagagaattcacacaggagagaaaccatattcatgttcagtatGTGGGAAATCTTTTAGACAAACATCCGCTCTACATAAACATGAAAGAATTCACTCAGGGGcaaagccgttttcatgttcagaatgtgggaaatgttttaaagataaatcagatcttgttacacatgagaaaattcacacaggatag